A window of the Clostridia bacterium genome harbors these coding sequences:
- a CDS encoding L-ribulose-5-phosphate 4-epimerase, whose product MLEGLKERVLNANLELPKKGLVTYTWGNASGIDRSKGLVVIKPSGVAYDELTVSDLVVVDLQGTKVEGELNPSSDTPTHLVLYREFEGIGGIVHTHSCYATSWAQAGRGLDALGTTHADYFYGQVPCTRKMTRQEIEGDYEVNTGKVIIETFKEKNPLHIPGVLVNNHGPFTWGKDVDQAVYHAVVLEEICKMNLNTYVLNPDSKMDRCLLDKHFIRKHGKNAYYGQNK is encoded by the coding sequence ATGCTCGAAGGATTGAAAGAAAGAGTGCTGAATGCCAATTTAGAGCTTCCCAAAAAAGGATTGGTTACATATACCTGGGGTAATGCCAGTGGGATTGATAGGAGCAAAGGATTGGTGGTTATAAAACCCAGTGGAGTTGCATATGATGAACTTACAGTGTCAGATTTGGTGGTAGTTGATTTACAGGGGACCAAGGTAGAGGGTGAGTTGAATCCTTCATCGGATACCCCTACTCATCTTGTATTGTATAGAGAATTTGAAGGTATAGGAGGCATAGTGCACACCCATTCCTGTTATGCCACCAGCTGGGCTCAGGCTGGAAGAGGATTAGATGCTCTAGGGACCACCCATGCTGATTATTTTTACGGTCAGGTTCCTTGCACCAGAAAGATGACCAGGCAAGAGATTGAAGGGGATTATGAGGTGAACACAGGAAAAGTAATAATAGAGACATTTAAAGAGAAAAATCCTTTGCATATACCTGGGGTATTGGTAAACAATCATGGTCCTTTTACTTGGGGAAAGGATGTGGACCAAGCAGTATATCATGCGGTGGTTTTAGAAGAGATATGTAAGATGAACTTGAATACCTATGTATTGAATCCGGACTCAAAGATGGATAGATGCCTTTTGGATAAACACTTTATTAGAAAACATGGTAAGAATGCTTATTATGGACAGAATAAATAA
- a CDS encoding EAL domain-containing protein: MTSLIASTYQIAHIDFFKNIYDKLITGIKSNIKYNGKKYKGGQLFLVYQPIIETNTYTTISLEALLRWKHPRKGIIGALEFVPNIEKDGSIVQIGEWVLKQSCKQIKEWHNKGFKEISISVNISPAQLQQHDFSQMVEKILKNNNVDAKYLCLEITERCLLGMSCIIQKNIDHLKGMGVKIIIDDFGIGNNTFKNLIDYQFDGLKIDRSFIRHIDLDTNQAIVDTILALADRLDLTITAEGVETSEQLEYLVLGKCPRVQGYYFCKPLEAKKVEHFLKGR; this comes from the coding sequence ATGACTTCCCTGATAGCAAGCACTTATCAAATAGCACACATAGATTTTTTTAAAAATATCTATGATAAACTGATAACTGGAATAAAGTCAAATATTAAATATAACGGGAAGAAGTATAAAGGCGGGCAGCTATTTTTAGTATACCAGCCAATAATCGAGACTAATACATATACTACAATATCTTTAGAAGCCCTTTTAAGATGGAAACACCCGAGAAAAGGCATTATAGGTGCTTTAGAGTTCGTACCTAATATAGAAAAAGATGGATCGATAGTTCAAATAGGAGAATGGGTCCTCAAACAATCATGCAAACAAATTAAAGAATGGCATAATAAAGGTTTTAAAGAGATAAGCATTTCAGTGAACATATCTCCAGCCCAATTGCAGCAGCATGATTTTTCTCAAATGGTAGAAAAAATATTGAAAAATAATAATGTTGATGCAAAATATCTTTGTCTGGAAATAACAGAACGTTGCCTCTTGGGCATGTCCTGTATAATTCAAAAAAATATTGATCATCTAAAAGGTATGGGAGTAAAGATAATAATAGATGATTTTGGAATAGGAAACAATACATTTAAAAATTTAATAGATTACCAATTTGATGGTTTAAAAATAGACAGAAGCTTTATACGCCATATAGACCTTGATACAAACCAAGCGATAGTGGATACAATTCTCGCCCTAGCAGATAGGCTTGATTTGACTATTACAGCTGAAGGGGTGGAAACTTCAGAACAGCTGGAATACCTGGTGCTGGGAAAATGCCCCAGGGTACAAGGAT
- a CDS encoding LacI family DNA-binding transcriptional regulator: MMVTIRDIAKKAGVHVSTVSRALNDSSRVKYETKQYIKKVAKEMNYMPHELARGLAGKSTNTIGVIVPELINAFYAEIMNGIESSLEKKGYSIIFGKSDFKLEKEQKYIELFNRKKVDGIIVSSMTLDTLEKIETLDVNKVPFVLIDSCHTREDIDSINIDNEYGVYNAVDYLIKTGHKKIAFVGDQVTNEDRLKGYKKALKDHDIQIDENLVKIGTERFEMGGYNSVRQMLESGNKPDSIFAVNDHMAIGTIKAITDKGLKIPQDISVIGFDDITISNYLELPLTTVVQPKLEIGELASKLILERIENKDKPAVQHIVLKPKLVIRSTTKNIIY; this comes from the coding sequence ATGATGGTTACTATTAGAGATATTGCAAAAAAAGCTGGAGTTCATGTCTCTACTGTATCTAGGGCATTGAATGATAGTTCCAGAGTTAAATATGAGACAAAGCAATACATAAAAAAAGTGGCTAAAGAGATGAACTATATGCCCCACGAATTAGCCCGAGGGCTAGCCGGTAAATCCACTAATACTATTGGAGTTATAGTGCCCGAATTGATAAATGCGTTTTACGCAGAAATAATGAATGGCATAGAAAGCAGCTTGGAAAAGAAGGGTTACTCAATAATTTTTGGGAAATCCGATTTTAAATTGGAGAAAGAGCAGAAGTATATAGAGCTTTTCAATAGAAAAAAGGTAGATGGAATCATTGTTTCTTCTATGACTTTAGATACCTTGGAAAAAATAGAAACATTGGATGTAAACAAGGTGCCTTTTGTATTGATAGATAGCTGTCATACCAGAGAGGACATAGACTCTATAAATATCGATAACGAGTATGGAGTATATAATGCTGTAGACTATCTTATAAAAACAGGGCATAAGAAAATAGCTTTTGTAGGAGATCAAGTTACCAACGAGGATAGATTAAAAGGATACAAAAAAGCCTTGAAAGATCACGACATTCAGATAGATGAGAATCTAGTAAAAATTGGCACTGAAAGATTTGAAATGGGAGGTTATAACAGTGTAAGGCAGATGTTAGAGTCTGGGAACAAGCCTGATTCAATTTTTGCGGTAAACGACCATATGGCCATCGGAACAATAAAAGCAATAACAGACAAAGGGCTTAAAATTCCTCAGGACATTTCTGTTATAGGATTTGACGATATAACTATTTCTAATTATCTTGAACTGCCCCTTACTACTGTGGTTCAGCCCAAATTAGAGATAGGGGAGCTGGCATCTAAACTTATATTAGAAAGAATTGAGAATAAAGATAAACCAGCTGTTCAGCATATTGTTTTAAAGCCTAAACTAGTTATAAGGTCTACTACTAAAAATATTATTTATTGA
- the nagA gene encoding N-acetylglucosamine-6-phosphate deacetylase, with protein sequence MSKVLINNAKVIMKDNIMEKHSVYCVDGKIEKIMPYSQGQNMDADEKIDASGMYLAPGYIDMHIHGISELLVDDGREDLEGMSGILPKYGVTGFLPAICPKSSEEEDLELLASLSRAKAEGASILGLFLEGHYLALTGAISNIPKNKSRERVEQLIEASAPYKVLFAISPEVEGVIQLIPYMTKQGYPAFITHTAATLEQTQQAIQAGATHATHFYNVFPYIGDKELGVRGCGTIEAILASPQTSVDFILDGEHVDPVAVKMALACKGKEKVCLITDANINAGLPPGHYKGLGGTEVDVLYEGGPARMGENTKYPGALAGSGLTMDKAVKNAVRLLDVDIPQAVAMASSNPARVLGLQNNKGFIQEGYDADMVMLNDELDIVGCWVMGNLRYQQE encoded by the coding sequence ATGAGTAAGGTTTTAATAAACAATGCAAAGGTTATAATGAAAGATAACATAATGGAAAAACATTCTGTATACTGTGTTGATGGTAAAATTGAGAAAATAATGCCTTATAGTCAAGGGCAAAATATGGATGCAGATGAAAAGATAGATGCTTCAGGCATGTACCTAGCACCAGGGTATATCGACATGCATATTCACGGCATAAGTGAACTTTTAGTAGATGATGGTAGGGAGGATCTAGAGGGAATGTCTGGCATCCTGCCTAAGTACGGAGTCACAGGATTTCTCCCGGCGATATGTCCTAAATCTTCGGAAGAGGAAGACTTGGAGCTTTTGGCTTCACTTTCACGTGCAAAAGCAGAAGGTGCATCCATCCTTGGACTTTTTTTAGAAGGCCATTACCTCGCACTGACAGGTGCTATTTCAAATATTCCCAAGAACAAAAGTCGGGAAAGGGTGGAACAGCTTATAGAAGCTTCAGCACCATACAAAGTGTTGTTTGCTATATCACCTGAAGTGGAAGGTGTTATACAGCTTATACCCTACATGACCAAACAAGGATATCCTGCTTTCATCACCCATACAGCTGCCACTCTTGAGCAGACCCAACAAGCTATCCAAGCAGGAGCTACACATGCTACACATTTTTACAATGTTTTTCCCTATATTGGTGATAAGGAGCTGGGCGTTAGAGGCTGCGGTACAATAGAAGCCATCCTTGCAAGTCCACAAACCAGTGTAGATTTCATACTGGATGGTGAGCATGTGGATCCGGTAGCGGTAAAAATGGCATTAGCCTGTAAAGGCAAGGAAAAAGTATGTCTCATAACTGATGCAAATATAAATGCAGGACTACCTCCAGGACATTACAAGGGTTTAGGAGGTACTGAAGTAGATGTTCTTTATGAAGGCGGACCTGCCCGAATGGGAGAGAACACCAAATATCCCGGTGCTCTTGCTGGAAGTGGTCTTACGATGGACAAAGCTGTCAAGAACGCTGTAAGACTGTTAGATGTAGATATACCTCAGGCTGTTGCTATGGCATCTTCAAATCCTGCACGAGTTTTAGGACTACAAAACAATAAGGGATTTATCCAAGAAGGTTACGATGCTGATATGGTTATGCTGAATGATGAATTGGATATTGTAGGATGCTGGGTAATGGGTAATCTTCGTTATCAGCAAGAATAA